A window of the Helianthus annuus cultivar XRQ/B chromosome 4, HanXRQr2.0-SUNRISE, whole genome shotgun sequence genome harbors these coding sequences:
- the LOC110924936 gene encoding uncharacterized protein LOC110924936 produces the protein MNVLSLNIRGLGNLGKADWVRRLRAQHEVSFILLQESQYGSLDAGNLGRFWGFGDFSYDWVPSTGRSGGLVSMWDPKVFVMDRVVKNSNWILVSGVVKGCGRPVHVLNVYAPQNIVAKRALWAEISGLLGEGEGRWIVAGDFNSVRSVEDRRNSNFNLVEANEFNDFIDASDLHEYSLKGRRFTFVAGNKLSRIDRIFVNWEFFMEWPCAQYLALERYKSDHSPLLLKTGSRNFGPKPFRFFNSWLGREDFGRVVSRSLVEAMVTGHPDSKLLMKFKILRNNIGIWASECKAKELEERRLLERELRDLDNALEVRSLSEEEVWSLAEIKRRLGELDDFYYRDLKQKARCNWAIHGDDNSRYFHGFINKRKASNHLPGMEVNGRWETSPVIIKREVMGFFSG, from the coding sequence ATGAATGTGCTATCATTGAATATTCGCGGGTTAGGGAATTTAGGCAAGGCGGATTGGGTGCGTCGGCTTCGGGCGCAACATGAGGTTAGTTTTATTCTCTTACAGGAATCTCAGTATGGTTCTTTGGATGCGGGGAATCTTGGGCGTTTTTGGGGGTTTGGGGATTTTAGTTATGATTGGGTTCCCTCTACTGGTAGATCCGGTGGTCTGGTGTCGATGTGGGATCCTAAAGTCTTCGTTATGGATAGGGTTGTTAAAAATTCCAACTGGATTCTTGTTTCTGGTGTGGTTAAAGGGTGTGGGCGTCCGGTTCACGTGCTTAATGTGTATGCTCCGCAGAATATTGTGGCTAAACGTGCTCTGTGGGCTGAGATTAGTGGGTTACTGGGTGAGGGGGAAGGTAGGTGGATAGTGGCGGGGGACTTTAATTCGGTTAGATCAGTGGAAGATAGACGGAATTCTAATTTTAACTTGGTTGAGGCAAATGAGTTTAATGATTTTATTGACGCTTCGGATTTGCATGAGTACTCCTTGAAAGGGAGGCGTTTCACCTTTGTTGCAGGCAATAAGTTAAGTCGTATTGATAGAATTTTTGTCAATTGGGAGTTCTTTATGGAGTGGCCTTGTGCTCAGTATTTAGCTCTGGAGAGGTATAAATCGGATCACAGTCCTTTATTGTTGAAGACGGGGTCTAGGAACTTCGGTCCCAAACCGTTCCGGTTCTTTAATTCTTGGCTTGGTCGGGAGGATTTTGGTCGGGTTGTCAGTAGATCGTTGGTTGAAGCTATGGTCACTGGTCATCCCGATTCGAAATTATTGATGAAATTTAAAATCTTGCGCAATAACATTGGTATTTGGGCTTCTGAATGTAAAGCGAAAGAGTTGGAGGAGAGGAGGTTGTTGGAGCGAGAGTTACGTGATTTAGACAATGCTTTGGAGGTTAGATCTTTATCAGAGGAGGAGGTATGGTCTCTGGCAGAGATTAAACGGCGACTTGGTGAACTTGATGATTTTTATTATCGAGACTTGAAACAGAAGGCTCGGTGTAATTGGGCCATTCACGGGGATGACAATTCGAGATACTTTCATGGTTTTATTAATAAGCGTAAGGCTTCTAATCATCTTCCTGGGATGGAGGTCAATGGGAGGTGGGAAACGAGTCCGGTTATCATTAAAAGGGAGGTTATGGGTTTTTTTTCGGGATAA